One region of Callithrix jacchus isolate 240 chromosome 16, calJac240_pri, whole genome shotgun sequence genomic DNA includes:
- the LY6K gene encoding lymphocyte antigen 6K encodes MTLLALLLLAMALPRVWTDANLTARQRDPEDTPQKDTGDDRIWCHVCERENTFDCENPRMCKSEESYCVVAAVKIFPRFFMISKQCSAHCAVIERPKPEQKPFLLEAPMPFFYLKCCKLRYCNLNGPSVNESVFKDYAEGSSTRSCGGLGLAALLLPAATAAGLSLP; translated from the exons ATGACGCTGCTCGCTTTGCTCCTCCTGGCCATGGCCCTGCCGCGGGTGTGGACAGACGCCAACCTGACTGCGAGACAACGAGATCCGGAGGACACGCCGCAGAAGG ACACAGGTGACGATAGAATCTGGTGTCACGTTTGTGAGAGAGAAAACACTTTCGATTGTGAGAATCCAAGGATGTGCAAATCGGAAGAGTCATACTGCGTTGTAGCGGCCGTGA AAATATTTCCGCGTTTTTTCATGATTTCGAAGCAGTGCTCTGCTCACTGTGCAGTAATTGAGAGACCCAAGCCGGAGCAGAAGCCGTTTCTCCTGGAAGCGCCCATGCCCTTCTTTTACCTCAAGTGTTGTAAACTTCGCTATTGTAATTTAAACGGGCCATCTGTGAACGAATCAGTGTTCAAAGACTATGCCGAGGGCTCCAGTACCAGGAGCTGTGGCGGGCTCGGGCTGGCCGCCCTCCTGCTGCCGGCCGCCACCGCAGCTGGCCTCAGCCTGCCTTGA